Genomic segment of Triticum aestivum cultivar Chinese Spring chromosome 6A, IWGSC CS RefSeq v2.1, whole genome shotgun sequence:
tacagtggtgcaaacTTTGTATTTTTATcagctctgtggtgactagcacaagcatgcaaagtacgCTATATGATGTTGTTGATTTCAGACACTTGTAATTTTGCTAAGTCTTTTCCTATTACATTATGATGCTATGTTGTCTTGTTGCTACTCgtagatccatgcacattttgaggTAGTTCAGTAATAGTGTGTTGAAGATGCGgtattgctctatccattcataccTATGGTTGTAATTATGAAGTACTCTAGTGCGTTATTaccgtgctctacttttgctaaatattgttgctggcagattgttaacttgaagttcatttttgccatggttgttgctagtgatacatgtaccctgtgaacttgctcttgccatgtttagcttcataaatgtgtTTTCTTAATGTTGGTTACCTTGTGATTCCATGTAATGCTTAGTGGTGAGttgcatgagcttgcaaagttgctatcatgaatctgtttctgccatgctctgtttttcttctaagtctgaaactgatcatatcacttgccatgtttgcattgatgctaccatcttGTCTATGCACCTTTGGctaaagttcagtaagggagttttgttctttgcctttaatactagcatgccatgcctttatttgccatgatatgttcctgtagcatgttatttgctagctctaaacattgctacctgatgatgtttttgacatgtttagtattttcactaagtctgtgaagttgttatcatttgcatttttgccatgctattttaggcTTGTTGTAGTGAGTTCTAGaaggagctcagtgttcatgatttgtagagcttcacttgcacttcactgccatgtgctttgttgctatgctggagtgctgtagcatagtttcttgttgcatcttAAGTGCTATGTTGCTGTTAAGTGCagatttgcatcattcttgttttgctcgtcatttgcaaaccgtgcatctatttccggtgatccttatatcgatttcgacggaaatcaccccatctttccagcggcatgcttggtttgccaagttgatgccttgatcatctgTTCCCTTCCGGAGTactcatatgcattgcacatcataccttgcgtttcatgccatgtcttgcatcatgttgcttgtgcattgcacagtgattgattgttgttccattgcttgtgttcttgctttgggtagagctgggagacgagttcgtgaacgaggaacctgttgagtatgttaacgaggagcaagctttcgacaactctgagaactttgcaggcaagatgatcattacccccgatatcacttctatcttttcttgcaagttgtttgttctatcgctatgtcgcgctacctaccacttgttttatcatgcctcccatattgccatgtcaagcctctaacccaccttcctggCAAACCattgtttagctatgttaccgcttttgctcagcccctcttataccgttgctagttgcaggtgccttgcaggttattccatgttgaaacatggatatgttgggatatcacaatatctcttatttaattaatgcatctatatacttggcaaagggtggaaggctttgccttttgctcggtgttttgttccactcttgccgccctagtttccgtcataccggtgttatattctttgattttgcgctccttacgcggttggggttatgggacccccttgacagtttgctttgaataaaacccctccagcaaggcccaaccttggttttaacatttgcttAATAACAACCTATATTTTTTCCTAGGGAGTAATTAACCAAAGGATCATCTTTATTCAACCCCCCGGgctagtgttcctctgagtgcttgtccaacctgggcgatgtctggcgccccctgggcaaccagggtctcagccaacctgacgcctggcccatccggtgtgccctgagaacgagatgcgtgcgactcctatcgggatttgtcgacacatcgggtggtcttgctggtcttgttttaccgttgtcgaaatgtcttgtaaccgggattccgagtctgatcggtgtgttccgggagaaggaatatccttcgttgatcatgagagtttgtgatgggctaagttgggacaaccctgcagggtataaactttcgagagccgtgccagcggttatgtggcagatgggaatttgtcaatatccgattgtagagaacttgacactcgacttaattaaaatgcatcaaccgcgtgtgtagccatgatggtctcttttcagcagagtccgggaagtgaacacggttgggttatgtttgaacgtaagtagttcaggatcacttcttgatcgtctCTAGTTTCACGACAgttgcgtagtttctcttcttactcttgtactcgaatgttagtcaccatatttgcttagcgcttgctgcaactccaccccatgaacacatcctacccataagcttaaatagtcttgatctcgcgggttttgagattgttgtgTCCTCATGACTCAAAGAtactaccaaacagttgcaggtgccaatgataccagtgcaggtgacgcaaccgagctcaagtgggagttcgacgaggaccttggtcgttactatgtttcgtttcctgatgatcggtagtggtgcccagttgggacgatcggggatctagcatttggggttaccTTCTTTTCGTTTGGATTCgtctgtagtcggactatgtgtgtactctgaatgatgtatgaattatttgctCGTTTGTGTGacgtggagattgtaagccaactatctatttatccctttcttgttcattacatgggactaTGTGAAgctgacccttcttgcgacaaaccaaCATgttgttatgcctctaagtcgtgcctcaataCATAAGAGATATAGTCGCATCATAGGCGTTACAAGTTAATATCAGAACCAGGTTACAAactgcatgctatgtttcccagcATGTATGTATGCCCACAACAAACGCCACCGCACCACTATGTATGTATGTACCCCAGATATCCTAATTTTTTCCCAAGCACAGGTTACAGGTTACAGGAGGAGAGGAACCCAAAGCAAGAGAGAAAATGTTCAGTATGAACAAATCAATAGGGGTTTCCTCGGAAAATTTGAATGAAAATTGGAAAAGTGATTCAATTTCTGCCTGCATTGATCTAATGATAGAATTAGAGTGAATTCCACTTTTTACTCTCTAGTTATCTATTTGTGACACTAATTACCCCATCAAATGAAAAATCATCTAGATTACCCATTTAAAAAAGTCTGGACCATCTTTTTCCGATGCATCTCATTTGGAAAGGTGTGACGTGATGATTGAGACTCAAAAATACCAGGAAAACAACGAGGAATCAACCAGATGATGATGAGAAGGATGGGCATTATCATCGATGACGCCCTCTGCTATTTGCATATTTTGACGCACCACATGGATCTAGCACACCGGGTTATTCTAATGGAAAATGCGGAATGCCAAAATTTGGTAAAACCTTGTTAAAATTTTAATATAGTGTATTTCCGATTTTATTTCAGTAAATGGGATAATAAGTGTCACAAATGCACAACTATGGGGTAAAATGTGGAATTCACTCAAAGAATTATCCAGTAATCATCAGTATATTCCACCAAACCTTTTTGCTAGAGAGCCATTGTGCACTCTTAAATACCATGGATTTTCTAAATTTTCTCGTATTTCACAAAACATGAGAGCAAACAGTGTTTAAAGCAGAGTTGACTGTCAATAACGTAGACACACAACGCTTATACACTTGACACCAAATATCACGCATATACTTTTCACTGTAAGCCACCACTTTACGTTCGGCTTTTGCTGTGTGTGTCCGTCTGCTTTTAACTTCTTCCCCTTTGCCGGAGGATCGATCTGGCTGGCCACGAACCAAACAAAGGTGTCAGTGCTAATGAGGAGCGAGGATACGGAAGATCATGTATGTATGTTTGTATGCCCACAAGAAGCGCCACCGCACCACTATGTATGTATGTACCCTAGATATCCTAATTTTGTCCCAAGCACAGGTTACAGAAGGAGAGGAACCGAAAGCAAGAGAGAAAATGTTCAGCATGAACAAATCAACAAGGATTTCCTCAGAAAATTTGAATGAGAATTGGAAAAGTGATCCAATTTCTGCCTGCATTGATCTAATGACAGAATTAGAGTGAATTCCACTTGTTACTCTCTAGTTATGTATTTGTGACACCAATTACCCCATCAAATGAAAAATCGTCTAGATTGCCCATTTAAAAAAGTCTGGACCCTCTTTTTCCTATGCATGTCATTTGAAAAGGTGTGACGTGTGATTGAGACTCAAAAATACCAGAAAAACAACGAGGAATCAACAAGATGGTGAAGAGAAGGATGGGCATTATCATCGATGACGGCCTCTGCTATTTGCATAGTTTGACGCACCACATGGATCTAACACGCCAGGCTATTCTAATGGAACTCGTGGAATGCCAAAATTGGGTAAAACCTTGTTAAAAATTTAATAGTGTATTTCTGATTTTATATCACAATAAATGGGACAATAAGTGTCACAAATGCGCAACTATGGGGTAAAAAGTGGAATTCACTCAAAGAATTATCCAGTAGTCCTCAGTCTATTCCACCTAACCTTTTTGCTAGAGAGCCATTGTGCACTGTTAAATACCATGGATTTTCTAAATTTTCTGGTATTTCCACATAACAGCAGAGCAAACAGTGTTTAAAGCAGAGTTAACTGTCAATAACGTAGACACACAACGCGTATACATTTGAAACCAAATTATCACGCATATACTTTTCACTGTAAGCCATCACTTCACGTTCGGCTTTTGCTGTGTGTGCCCGTCTACTTTTAACTTCTTGCGCTTTGGCGGAGGATCGATCTGGCTGGCCACAAACCGAACAAAGGTGTCAGTGCTATTGAGGAGTGAGGATACCGAAGATCATGTATGTATGCCCACAACAAACGCCACCGCACCACTATGTACCAGTACCACCTATCCGAACGACATTGATCCGGCAGCCACTATCGGCGTCAAGATGTTGTTCCACTGGACCCGCGTACATTAACCACACTCGATCTCATCCTTATCAACACTGAAGCGAATCCGGTTAGACGCTGGCATGCATGTGACGAGTATCATCTGCCACTGTTGCGCCCATTGGGCCATGAACTGTAAACTCTTTTCGCCTAGTAGTAGATCTTGTCGTACCGGTGGACAGGAATCTTTTAGGGCCGGGCTGGCTCGCATTTCCAGGCAAAGAGCTCCACCTGCCCACGCACGCACGCAGTGGCTACCTGGCGCTGGACAAGATTCAAGGCAAGAAAGAGACACGCAGGTTCGCACGCTCCGTTGTTTATTTCCCCCAGCTCATTCTCTTCATTGATTCGTCCAGCGAATTTGTACATCGATCGATCTTGAGCAGAGAGAAACGAATTGGATCCAAAAAATGTCAGATTAAAATTGCTGACATTTCAAAGTTGCAACGCAACGCATCCATTGGGCGCGCTTTCACTTTGGCCCAACGTTGCAACCCAAGAATTGAGGACGAAGAGGCAACAAAAATGGAGAGAGACCACCGAAGCTATACATGCAAACCGACTACACCACGAAGCTAGGCGGGTTATCTAGCTGTGGATATCCTCCGGGATGCTGtacaacgccggcgaccaccgtccCGGGCGCCTCGCGGCAGCCGCGTTGGTCGCCGCCGCCGTCTGCTTCTTCGCGTGCTGCCTCTTGATGGCGCTCACCAGCTGCTCCAGCGCGGGCGGCAGCGCGAAGGCGCCGCCGGCGGCGACGGCCGCGGCCACCTGCTTGAGCTGCTGCTTGCTCAGCAAGATCTTGACGCGCGTCGCGCCTCCATGGCTGGTGGCCGCCGCGTCGGCGACGGGCGTGCCCGTGGACTGCTCGACGGCCGTGACCGTCTTGGCGTCCAGCTGCAGCCTCGGGCACCTCACCAGCTTCCTGGCGTCCCTCCTCGGGAGCTGCGGGGCGGCCTCCAGCTCCATGGATCCGACGCTGGCTTGCTCCTCCGCCGTCGCTTCTTGCTCTCACTTGCTCCCGTTTTTTCTCGTGTTATGGACTTATGGTAGGGTAGGAGTAGTCGCTGCTCCGATGGGCAGTGGCTGGAGAATGGATATATAACGCATTTCAGCGTGTCTGGGGCTAGGGTTTTATATCATATGCAGAGAGGCTTACGAGCGAGACAGCTCATAGGCAACTGTCCGCGTAAAGATCGGAAAGGGACGGCTTAGGTGGAATCTTTTTCTCTACTTACCTTTAAAAAGCCTAAGGTTCCGTAGTCCATCTTACGTATGTCGATTTCGTCCGCCTCCCTCCCTCGCCTTCCCCGCATTGATTTCTTTTACACAGGTTTTTAGTCAATGATCCGCCGATTTATTTGCACACGATCATGGCGCTCTAATCACGTTTCCTTCCATAAAACAATCAGGAGACAATGGTATTTGGAAAGGGATTGATTGACAGACGTACGTGAGAGATAGTCCAAATAGCGCGCCTCTTCCTGCCTTCCTTGCCACACTGCGTTCCACCGGCGCCTGACCTACACGGTGCCGGCGCCTTCCCATGACGGCGCAATCCCGGCGTCCTCCCACTACGTCGTCTCACCATGGGCGCGTGCTCCGCGGCGGCCTGGAACATGATGGTGCAAATTCAATCCTTTGGCATGGACCTGCCTCTTCTACCAGTCCTCGTATTGGTCAGCTGCTCTCTTCCCTTGCGTCAAGTAATGGTGGCCTCCTTGTCGCGCAACCTCCAGATCAGGCATGGAGTGAATGGAGTGTGTCCTTGATGAGATGACTTCCAAGGTCAGAGGCATCCATAGATGCTCCATCTGATACCAACTTCGTCGTCAGCATGAGCCCGTGTTTCCCTGATCACTCCACATTTAGCATGATTCTAAACGTACTCTTGGAACTAAAGATAGCATCTATGGGCACGTGTTCCAAATTTTATCCCAGTAGGTTATTTGTAACGAATTATCCTTTTAATTGCATCTATGTTCAGTTTGATACCAGCCTTCTGCAGCAGGTCAATTTAAAATAGGCATAGCAGCAGGTCAGTAGTTTCATCGTCAAAGTCTTTTTTTCCCTGAGAATCAACGTCAAAGTCGTTTAGGTTGTTTGGATCTTGCAATAAACATGTATCTCTTTTATTTTCAGGCTGCTCTCAGGTATTGATTATGGCGTTTTGGGATAAACTTCATGGAGCTAAAACACTGTAACCAATAGGATTATGCGTCTGGTCCATTCGTGTGCATTTGTGCCCACACTCCTGTCACTCCAGCCTATTTGTTTTTCCTATTTGTTACTTAGCCTATTTAACTGTTTTCCTATTTATTATTTAAGATAGGATTAGGTCAGAATAGTGCTTATATATCCTTTTAACTGCTTCAACCGAGCACTCATGACACTGTAGCCTGCCCCGCCGTTGGCAGAACCGAGGAGGGGCTTCTCCATCACGCTGATCAAAGAGGTGATCACggaggacttcatcatcatctgtTGAGCGCCTACCATGTCGTCGCAATACACTGTCGCACTATCTGCAGCAATAGATAAATCTAATCATCAGCGCCTCATTTTATGCTTCTTGATGTCCAATTCTTTTTGTTGTTGCTATATTCAACCTCATCTCTGAAATTTTACATCTTCCTGTGTTGCTGCTATATGCAGGTGTATCAAGTTTCGCAAGGTCTTCACGCTTTTCTTTGTGAACAACCAAAATTGTTTATGTATGACCCGTTGCTTTTCTTTGTGAACAATCAAAATTGTTTATGTAtgacccgttgcaacgcacgggcaattacctaTCTTCAAATAATGAGATTAGTTCGTTGCGGGTGATTTAATATCATCGTTACAGCACGTAGTAGGGCCCATGCATCACATGCTACCGGAGAAATTTCTCATGAGTCGCACCAGTGCCGCTCCCTGCCATGCCATGCAGGTTTGATCTGGATTTCATCAGCTTNNNNNNNNNNNNNNNNNNNNNNNNNNNNNNNNNNNNNNNNNNNNNNNNNNNNNNNNNNNNNNNNNNNNNNNNNNNNNNNNNNNNNNNNNNNNNNNNNNNNNNNNNNNNNNNNNNNNNNNNNNNNNNNNNNNNNNNNNNNNNNNNNNNNNNNNNNNNNNNNNNNNNNNNNNNNNNNNNNNNNNNNNNNNNNNNNNNNNNNNNNNNNNNNNNNNNNNNNNNNNNNNNNNNNNNNNNNNNNNNNNNNNNNNNNNNNNNNNNNNNNNNNNNNNNNNNNNNNNNNNNNNNNNNNNNNNNNNNCAATGCATACGTTTTCTAAGTATGATGCACCAGTAGTGTTGCTCTGAGTATTGAATCGTAGTAGTATATGGTGAGGCCTTGTTGGATGTCAGTCATGTGATCATGTGCTTCTGTATGTATGCGTCTGTACTTTCAGATGAAGGGCGCAACAGACGTACAGTACAGGTTATTCGCAATAATAATAAGAAACAGGGGAGGAATATATCGGCAGGCACACCGGAAGGAGGGAGAGCGTGTGGGTGTACCCTACATTAAAGGAAAACGATTGGAGCC
This window contains:
- the LOC123130777 gene encoding uncharacterized protein, which translates into the protein MELEAAPQLPRRDARKLVRCPRLQLDAKTVTAVEQSTGTPVADAAATSHGGATRVKILLSKQQLKQVAAAVAAGGAFALPPALEQLVSAIKRQHAKKQTAAATNAAAARRPGRWSPALYSIPEDIHS